In one Drosophila pseudoobscura strain MV-25-SWS-2005 chromosome X, UCI_Dpse_MV25, whole genome shotgun sequence genomic region, the following are encoded:
- the LOC4813291 gene encoding lysosome-associated membrane glycoprotein 5, producing the protein MLKLKPRNYCIPNCLNGALAYSALLVFLVTAVQGLQLSAFTTKTPRVSKYTTKSPSASSMNHDATASLYRFNATNGITCILMQVDGLIGIKYRNKLNEDVEADLYMPDSPQLSGECDESNMEILTMEFKGFRLSMTFKKSSGGEGWYINLFELTYSSSNPLFEHPDRPGLNVKLTSPVHTPMYFATPVGKAYVCDKEQKVIMYAPNDSGDQSGHIARLYLRDLHMQSFMFKETGKWGPSFHCSATGSYRDETAPLAVGTALAIAVLLTISGYGGWRYFKIKKVQYGSME; encoded by the exons atgctgaagctgaagccaagGAACTACTGCATTCCCAATTGCCTGAATGGAGCATTAGCCTACTCGGCGCTCCTTGTTTTTTTGG TTACCGCCGTTCAGGGCCTGCAGCTGAGCGCCTTCACGACAAAAACTCCGAGGGTCAGCAAATACACAACCAAATCGCCATCG GCATCATCGATGAACCATGATGCCACTGCCTCGCTGTACCGCTTCAATGCCACCAACGGAATCACCTGCATCCTAATGCAGGTCGACGGTCTCATTGGCATCAAGTATCGCAACAAGCTGAACGAGGATGTGGAGGCCGACCTGTACATGCCGGACAGCCCCCAGCTGAGTGGGGAGTGCGACGAGTCCAACATGGAGATACTCACAATGGAGTTTAAGGGTTTCAGGCTGTCCATGACATTCAAAAAG TCTTCTGGCGGCGAGGGCTGGTACATCAACCTCTTCGAGCTGACATACTCGTCGTCCAACCCACTGTTCGAGCACCCCGATCGTCCCGGACTGAACGTAAAGCTCACCTCGCCCGTGCACACGCCCATGTACTTCGCAACGCCGGTGGGCAAAGCGTATGTCTGCGACAAAGAGCAGAAAGTCATTATGTACGCCCCAAACGACTCTGGCGACCAGTCCGGACATATTGCTCGTCTGTACTTGCGCGATCTGCACATGCAGAGCTTCATGTTCAAGGAGACTGGCAAGTGGGGACCGTCGTTCCACTGCAGTGCCACTGGGTCCTACCGCGACGAGACAGCGCCTCTGGCAGTGGGCACTGCACTGGCCATAGCCGTTCTATTGACCATATCTGGATACGGAGGCTGGCG TTACTTTAAAATCAAGAAGGTCCAGTACGGTTCAATGGAGTGA
- the Pex23 gene encoding tectonin beta-propeller repeat-containing protein has translation MPSTYLFAASSEGRVYTLSTSSGAWRELPYLGLEFKKICAVPNFLWAIGGDRQVYVHVHGLDVPIRVKEESYENERWLPIEGFSKTLLPTDRYKYSSADGSVERSVDKIRLPSMAWQWDGDWHLDLELDGQQLPEDGWMYALDFPASYSIKKSWNSYVRRRKWKRYRRYAALNSWCAVAPLHKDPTQEPFIDVAIGGTNVPNAAAGTLCVWAITAHGRAMFRTGVSKTAPEGLRWTAIATPTGSELSQISVGPTGLVWAVLYNGRVIVRTGVTRDNLSGEAWLDVKTPVAGANLRIVHVSVGTDAVWCVTNDHHAWFRRGIKGEAAGISEDSAIGKGWVEMVGNVSMVSVAPNDQVFAVGAADRLLYYRSGVTAADPTGKKWRQLQCPMQISRTSSSLSIVSRKSGGSSSTPGSKHQSFSNLYSKEKEKGVVETCAVIETVLHSSAGSSSSNGVGGRLKNERWKLSADSPPTIGSLNLNDRHKQRTAALRESSHASSAPAADVIENSGKFETQLRNPRAWSPVRSVGSVVGMEAHPESDSTVFESDSMHHGSDVFLGEDDDHTGSQFWTECGVLWSCVAPGAVTVDSNNLPNWFNEQAASDSKVDVNANWRKDILGKLQRRQEKLVKLQSKTQFEKAVELSSWIKSADARYQRPGGDFEDCIIELEWVSGSSSGSNSGSIDGSRSGDSGTFTVLSPDGAATKIQFPLSDITCAQCCSEAGSPRLAIHAPHLPVNCSPVKLQFSSDSEMEDWLSHLSSVCSQINTLIGKPANNAIWLTSDLGDVFVFDAATMKAQQMSSGQGYVERMDVSTCETPYYNTLYNGMPCGTELEISGCVYDDADQIRFDLQCHSTVKVQPHRVEKHRVIALHLNPRFNERTTVLNSMKESEWLEEVRNDKVVFAPGATFTLKIRALQNHYHIIVNNVVYTDYKYRIDPESVTCLYVSGRIKLFSVLYRCPSVIVSMQQMHWRQMGGHIKRVYNSGVDVVWGISCDNTAWVYNGGWGGMFLKGLEGSGKINAMIDTHTYYVYENQRWNPISGFTAKSLPTDRHTWSDATGRQKRSKEHTKLLSTHCEWISDWAIDYNIPGGADKEGWQYAIDFPANYHAHKKLTDCVRRRRWMKRCRLSCSGPWQELSQSKVLDAALHVLDEDVDSAHDVKNVPVAAWAIASNGDVLIRHGVSSLNPRGDAWEHIASEQPLIAISVGPTGQVWTVARNGMVFFRYGISRQNPCGDAWQQVEAPAGVTFKAISVGRAGIWALDNQQRLAVRKEISRTFPEGSHWQFLPNAANIPPHTEQQCGFRSVSVGAEVWAISLNGIICRRCGITSENPAGVGWNLGIPGQWQHVSVEGYM, from the exons ATGCCTAGCACATATTTGTTTGCCGCGAGCAGTGAGGGTCGTGTGTACACGTTGTCCACCAGCTCGGGAGCGTGGCGGGAATTGCCGTATCTGGGATTGGAATTCAAGAAAATCTGCGCTGTACCTAATTTTCTGTGGGCCATTGGCGGCGACCGTCAGGTGTATGTACACGTTCACGGACTCGATGTGCCCATACGGGTCAAGGAGGAGTCTTACGAGAACGAACGCTGGCTGCCCATCGAGGGCTTCTCCAAGACTCTTTTGCCCACCGATCGATACAAATACTCTTCCGCTGACGGCAGCGTGGAGCGAAGTGTGGACAAGATTCGCCTGCCCTCCATGGCCTGGCAATGGGATGGGGACTGGCACTTGGACCTGGAGTTGGATGGCCAGCAGCTTCCAGAAGACGGCTGGATGTATGCCTTGGACTTTCCGGCTTCCTACTCGATTAAGAAGTCATGGAACTCGTATGTGCGGCGTCGCAAGTGGAAACGTTACCGCCGCTATGCCGCCCTAAACAGCTGGTGTGCCGTGGCTCCACTACACAAAGATCCCACCCAAGAGCCCTTCATCGATGTGGCAATTGGAGGCACAAATGTGCCCAATGCTGCGGCCGGCACGCTGTGTGTCTGGGCCATTACCGCTCATGGCAGGGCCATGTTTCGAACAGGTGTGTCGAAGACGGCACCCGAAGGCCTGCGCTGGACAGCCATAGCCACGCCCACGGGCAGTGAGCTGTCGCAGATCAGTGTGGGCCCCACCGGTCTGGTTTGGGCTGTTTTGTACAACGGTCGGGTCATCGTTCGCACAGGTGTGACCCGCGATAACCTATCCGGCGAGGCGTGGCTCGATGTCAAGACGCCAGTGGCTGGCGCGAATTTGCGCATCGTACACGTTTCTGTTGGCACTGATGCGGTCTGGTGTGTGACCAACGATCACCATGCCTGGTTCCGACGCGGCATCAAGGGCGAGGCAGCTGGCATAAGTGAGGACTCGGCCATTGGCAAAGGCTGGGTGGAAATGGTAGGCAACGTCTCAATGGTTTCCGTGGCGCCTAACGATCAG GTATTCGCTGTGGGGGCCGCTGACCGTTTGCTGTACTATCGGTCCGGCGTAACTGCCGCCGATCCCACCGGCAAAAAGTGGCGTCAACTGCAATGCCCCATGCAGATCAGCCGCACTTCCAGTTCCTTGTCCATTGTATCCCGCAAGagcggtggcagcagctccACGCCCGGGTCCAAGCACCAGAGCTTCTCCAATCTCTACtccaaagagaaagagaaaggcGTCGTTGAAACGTGCGCCGTTATCGAAACGGTGCTCCACAGTTCCGCgggctcctcctccagcaaCGGAGTGGGAGGACGCTTGAAAAACGAAAGGTGGAAACTCAGCGCCGACTCGCCGCCAACCATAGGCAGCCTGAACCTGAACGATCGCCACAAGCAGCGTACGGCAGCACTTCGCGAATCCTCACACGCCAGCAGTGCGCCCGCCGCAGATGTGATCGAAAACAGTGGGAAATTCGAGACACAGCTGAGGAATCCTCGTGCCTGGTCGCCAGTGCGCAGTGTAGGATCCGTGGTGGGCATGGAGGCGCATCCAGAGAGCGATTCGACGGTCTTCGAGTCGGACTCGATGCACCACGGATCGGATGTGTTTCTGGGTGAGGATGATGACCACACGGGCTCTCAGTTCTGGACCGAATGCGGGGTTCTTTGGAGCTGTGTGGCTCCCGGAGCAGTCACCGTCGACTCAAACAATCTGCCCAACTGGTTCAACGAGCAGGCGGCCAGTGACAGCAAAGTGGATGTGAATGCCAACTGGCGGAAGGACATTCTGGGCAAGCTGCAGCGCCGACAGGAGAAGCTCGTCAAGCTGCAGAGTAAGACCCAATTCGAAAAGGCTGTGGAGCTATCTTCGTGGATAAAGTCTGCGGATGCACGCTACCAACGACCCGGCGGGGACTTTGAGGACTGCATAATAGAGCTTGAATGGgtcagtggcagcagcagtggcagcaacagtggcagcATCGATGGCTCAAGATCGGGTGACTCGGGCACCTTCACAGTTCTCAGCCCCGATGGAGCGGCCACAAAGATACAGTTTCCGCTATCGGATATTACGTGCGCTCAGTGCTGCAGCGAGGCGGGATCGCCGCGTCTGGCCATCCATGCCCCCCATCTGCCCGTCAACTGCTCGCCCGTAAAGCTGCAGTTCTCCAGCGACTCGGAAATGGAGGATTGGCTCTCGCACTTGTCGTCAGTGTGCAGCCAAATCAATACTTTGATAGGGAAGCCGGCCAACAATGCCATTTGGCTGACCAGCGACCTGGGGGATGTGTTTGTCTTCGATGCGGCCACTATGAAGGCGCAGCAGATGTCCAGCGGCCAGGGATACGTGGAGAGAATGGACGTGTCCACCTGCGAGACACCCTACTACAACACTCTGTACAATGGCATGCCCTGTGGCACTGAACTGGAGATCTCTGGGTGCGTTTATGACGATGCTGATCAGATACGCTTCGACCTGCAGTGCCACTCGACGGTCAAGGTGCAGCCCCATCGTGTGGAGAAACACCGAGTGATCGCCTTGCATCTGAATCCACGCTTCAACGAGCGCACAACTGTGCTCAATTCCATGAAGGAATCTGAATGGCTGGAGGAGGTGCGCAACGACAAGGTAGTGTTTGCTCCGGGCGCCACGTTTACATTGAAAATCAG AGCACTGCAGAACCACTACCACATCATTGTGAATAATGTGGTCTATACGGACTACAAATACCGCATTGATCCGGAGAGTGTCACTTGCCTGTACGTGAGTGGACGCATCAAGCTCTTCAGCGTGCTGTATCGCTGTCCGTCAGTCATTGTGTCCATGCAGCAGATGCACTGGCGCCAGATGGGAGGCCACATCAAGCGGGTCTACAACAGCGGCGTGGATGTTGTATGGGGCATATCCTGCGACAATACCGCATGGGTTTACAACGGCGGATGGGGCGGCATGTTCCTCAAGGGCCTCGAGGGCTCCGGAAAGATAAACGCAATGATAGACACGCACACGTACTACGTGTATGAGAATCAGCGGTGGAATCCGATAAGCGGATTCACTGCCAAAAGCCTGCCCACGGACCGGCACACATGGAGCGATGCCACTGGACGGCAGAAGCGCAGCAAGGAGCACACCAAGCTGCTGTCCACGCACTGCGAGTGGATCTCGGACTGGGCGATTGACTACAACATACCAGGTGGCGCCGACAAGGAGGGCTGGCAGTATGCCATTGACTTTCCTGCCAACTATCATGCCCATAAGAAGCTCACTGATTGCGTGCGTCGTCGGCGGTGGATGAAGAGATGTCGCTTGAGCTGCAGTGGCCCTTGGCAGGAGCTGAGCCAGTCGAAAGTGCTCGATGCGGCTCTGCATGTCCTGGACGAGGATGTGGACAGTGCGCATGACGTTAAGAATGTGCCTGTTGCCGCTTGGGCCATTGCGTCCAATGGCGATGTGCTCATCCGACATGGCGTTAGTAGCTTGAATCCGCGCGGAGACGCCTGGGAGCACATTGCCAGCGAGCAGCCACTGATTGCCATCAGCGTTGGGCCAACGGGTCAGGTGTGGACGGTGGCGCGCAACGGCATGGTGTTCTTCCGCTATGGCATTAGCAGGCAGAACCCTTGCGGCGATGCTTGGCAACAGGTGGAGGCGCCGGCCGGTGTGACATTCAAGGCGATAAGCGTGGGGCGAGCTGGAATCTGGGCTTTGGACAACCAACAACGACTGGCTGTTCGCAAGGAGATTTCGAGAACCTTTCCAGAGGGCTCGCACTGGCAGTTTCTTCCAAATGCCGCCAATATACCGCCCCATACGGAGCAACAGTGCGGCTTCCGATCGGTATCCGTGGGCGCTGAAGTGTGGGCCATCTCCCTCAATGGCATCATCTGCAGGCGGTGCGGAATTACAAGCGAGAATCCCGCGGGCGTCGGCTGGAACCTTGGCATCCCA GGCCAGTGGCAGCATGTGTCGGTCGAGGGCTATATGTAA
- the FRG1 gene encoding protein FRG1 homolog isoform X2, translating to MSDYDNVRIKKLVLKGEKHKKSKKRKKEKDEKETSKKPKVQVDEDAIDHGGWWAAKAAVDLTGTVAIEFGNRCYLKALDNGLFTLGAPHGSGESPEPEEIFTAFPINDRKVAFKSGYGKYLKIEKDGMVTGRSEAVGSMEQWEPVFEDNRMALLSETGHFMSIDPEDDACVALRKKVGEHEICKVRSNGARDVVVDEEPKEEKGDLGEVEKNYVKKFQKFQDKKILISKSTIKELEEAKAQGSLHETLLDRRSKMKADRYCK from the exons ATGTCCGATTATGACAATGTGCGCATCAAAAAATTAGTCTTAAAGGGAGAAAAGCACAA AAAAAGTAAGAAACGGAAGAAGGAAAAAGATGAAAAAGAAACTTCCAAAAAGCCAAAGGTTCAGGTCGACGAAGACGCAATCGATCACGGCGGCTGGTGGGCAGCGAAGGCAGCAGTGGACCTGACCGGAACAGTCGCTATAGAATTTGGTAATCGATGTTACCTGAAGGCACTGGACAATGG TCTGTTTACCCTGGGCGCCCCACACGGCTCTGGTGAGTCCCCGGAACCGGAGGAGATTTTTACTGCATTTCCCATCAACGATCGAAAAGTGGCCTTCAAATCGGGCTATGGGAAGTATCTCAAAATTGAAAAGGATGGAATGGTTACGGGTCGTTCAGAGGCCGTAGGTAGCATGGAGCAATGGGAGCCAGTTTTCGAG GATAATCGGATGGCTCTGCTGTCGGAAACTGGACACTTCATGTCGATCGATCCCGAAGACGATGCGTGCGTGGCCCTGCGTAAGAAGGTTGGAGAGCATGAAATTTGCAAAGTACGGAGCAATGGAGCACGTGACGTTGTCGTCGACGAGGAGCCCAAAGAAGAGAAGGGAGACTTGGGCGAAGTTGAAAAGAATTATGT GAAAAAGTTCCAAAAGTTTCAGGACAAAAAGATTTTAATCAGCAAAAGCACCATAAAAGAGCTCGAGGAAGCCAAGGCCCAAGGATCCCTGCATGAAACTCTTTTGGACAGACGTAGCAAAATGAAAGCCGATCGTTATTGCAAGTGA
- the FRG1 gene encoding protein FRG1 homolog isoform X1 — protein MSDYDNVRIKKLVLKGEKHKYEKSKKRKKEKDEKETSKKPKVQVDEDAIDHGGWWAAKAAVDLTGTVAIEFGNRCYLKALDNGLFTLGAPHGSGESPEPEEIFTAFPINDRKVAFKSGYGKYLKIEKDGMVTGRSEAVGSMEQWEPVFEDNRMALLSETGHFMSIDPEDDACVALRKKVGEHEICKVRSNGARDVVVDEEPKEEKGDLGEVEKNYVKKFQKFQDKKILISKSTIKELEEAKAQGSLHETLLDRRSKMKADRYCK, from the exons ATGTCCGATTATGACAATGTGCGCATCAAAAAATTAGTCTTAAAGGGAGAAAAGCACAAGTATGA AAAAAGTAAGAAACGGAAGAAGGAAAAAGATGAAAAAGAAACTTCCAAAAAGCCAAAGGTTCAGGTCGACGAAGACGCAATCGATCACGGCGGCTGGTGGGCAGCGAAGGCAGCAGTGGACCTGACCGGAACAGTCGCTATAGAATTTGGTAATCGATGTTACCTGAAGGCACTGGACAATGG TCTGTTTACCCTGGGCGCCCCACACGGCTCTGGTGAGTCCCCGGAACCGGAGGAGATTTTTACTGCATTTCCCATCAACGATCGAAAAGTGGCCTTCAAATCGGGCTATGGGAAGTATCTCAAAATTGAAAAGGATGGAATGGTTACGGGTCGTTCAGAGGCCGTAGGTAGCATGGAGCAATGGGAGCCAGTTTTCGAG GATAATCGGATGGCTCTGCTGTCGGAAACTGGACACTTCATGTCGATCGATCCCGAAGACGATGCGTGCGTGGCCCTGCGTAAGAAGGTTGGAGAGCATGAAATTTGCAAAGTACGGAGCAATGGAGCACGTGACGTTGTCGTCGACGAGGAGCCCAAAGAAGAGAAGGGAGACTTGGGCGAAGTTGAAAAGAATTATGT GAAAAAGTTCCAAAAGTTTCAGGACAAAAAGATTTTAATCAGCAAAAGCACCATAAAAGAGCTCGAGGAAGCCAAGGCCCAAGGATCCCTGCATGAAACTCTTTTGGACAGACGTAGCAAAATGAAAGCCGATCGTTATTGCAAGTGA